The DNA window GCGCTCACGGCGTTCACCTTTCTGGGCTAATACACTAATCGACAAACGCACTAACGGGCGGATATCACCAGCGTAAGTCCCGTCGGTTGCCGCCACTAACATTTGTTCGTGTACACCACTAATGCTGATCGACACTTCTTTGATCAAAGGCTCTTTAGTGCGGATATAAGCATCAAGTGATTTAAGCAATTCTGTTTTTTGCTGCTTTTCCCAGCCAGCCAGTGGATTCACGGCTTCATAATAAGCCTGGTTATCAGTACGTTTAAACGCCTGAACCTTGCCATTTTGCCCTTGCTGAGCAATGCCTCGCGCTGCCAGAGCACTTTGTTTAAGACCGTCAAGGTTGATCTGGTCTGAGTATGCGAAACCGGTTTTCTCACCAGTTACAGCACGAACCCCGACACCACAATCAATATTAAAAGAGCCATCTTTGATGATGCTGTCTTCCAGAACCAGAGACTCATGCCAGCTGGACTGAAAGTAAATGTCCGCATAATCGATCTGGCGTGTCGCAATGCTCGCTAATGTGTCAGCAATGTCTTGCTCTGTCAGACCGTTTGGGGCGATGAGTGCCTGTTCTATTTGGTTTGTGCTCATAGTTAGCTCTTTATTTCCGTCTCAATTCATTTTGAAAGCGACTGTGTTGAGTCAGCGGCATATTTTGCCTTACTTGCTGGCTCTGTGACAAATCTATATCTGAGACCAGCAATCCTGTCTGACCTTGAAGTTGTTTATGTATTCGTCCCCAAGGGTCGATGACCATAGAGTGTCCCCAGGTTGTCCGGCCACAAGGATGCGTTCCGGTCTGGTTGCTGGCAATAATCCAGCATTGGGTTTCTATCGCCCTGGCACGTAACAGTATTTCCCAGTGCGCTTCTCCTGTGACCGCGGTAAAAGCCGCCGGAACGACGATAATCTCAGCCCCGGCCAAACGCAGCTCTTTGTATAGTTCGGGAAAACGTAGATCATAGCAAATACTCAGACCGATACTGCCAATATCCGTTTCTGCAACCACAATCTGATTACCTGCGGTAAACGTATCCGATTCACGGTAGCTACCATGCCCGTCCGCGACTTCAACATCAAACATATGCAGTTTGTCATAATGGGCAACACACTTTCCGTGCGGTGGAAAAACCAAAGTGGTCGTCGTTACACCTCTGGCTGTTCGGATGGGCATACTGCCAACAATCAGCGTTAGCTGATAATGTTTAGCAATATCCGCCAGGCGCTGCTGTATTACTCCACTTCCAAGTAGTTCAGCATGCTGATGGTAATCTTCACGGCTGGCAAACAACACTGAATTCTCAGGCGTGAGAACCAGTTTCACACCCTGATTTGCTGCCAGTGCACACTGTTCATCGATAAAAGCCAGATTCGCTTCGATATCTGGCCCGGAGGTCATTTGAATAATACCAACACGTTCCATGTGTTTTCCTTTTATTTCTCTGCAACCAATCGCTATTTTGCCTGCTCACGTAGTTTTTCCGGTAACTCGTATTCGCCTCTGCTACGTGAGATCTCTTTTACGGTCGGGGAGTCAAGCGGACCTTTCACCTCATAATTCACCTGCGTAAATACTTCGACAACAGGAGAAATAACCGTTGAGATCGCCAGAACATACAAAGCGGTCTGAGGTGCTACCGCAAAGGCTGTCAGCATGGGTAGCCCGGAGGTAATATCCGGAGTAAACTTAACCTCTGCGTCCACGACTCTGCTGCTCACGTTCGCAATACCGCGGATCTGCATTTCCCCGGCCAACGCATCCATCACAATATCGTTAGTGATAAATACGCCGTCCTGAATTTTTCCGCTGCCGGATATAGAATTGAAGGCCATGCCTTTATCAAACACGTCGGTAAAGTCGAGCTGCATCTTACGAATGATAGAATCAAGGCTGAATAAGCCGAGCAGACGTGCTGCGCCACTCACTTCGCTGATCACCCCTTTACCAAACTCTGTAGATACATCGCCTTGTAGAGATTGTGTCTTCATCGACCACGGTGCGCCATCCCATTCCATGTCAGCATTGATCTCAAATGGCGCTTGCTGAATACCTGAAGTGATCCCGAAACGCTCCATAAGATCCGTATTATTGTCGCCTTTCATTTTCATGGTCATACTGGAGTGACTTCGTTTATCCTTCAGCTCCCACCAACCGCTCAGATCAATACGGTTTTTTCCACTACTGAACCCGATGTTTTTCCACTCCAGGCGATCATTGCTGCGTTGCAGATCGACATTAACTTTACCGACTTTGTAACCCTGCAGCCAAAAATCATCAATGTGTAATGTTAAGTTTGGCATCTCAGCGTGAAGCTGGCGATCAAAGTTAGAGATTAGCGGCGCACTTTGATCTTCACTAGCAAATATTGATGTCCGTTCTTTTTTAAGGTTATCTAACTCGGGCATGTACAAATGCAGATGATCGAGAGACACCGAAAGATCATAAGGCTTAAGGTAGCTTGCTTTACCTTTCACTTCCTGACTGTTTATCTGCAACTGCCAACTTAACCCTTTCTTCTGGGCGTTGAAATTAACATCATGAAAATCAATATTGCCAAACGTTACATTCTGAACATCAAGCAGAACCCGAGACGGCAGCGGAATCGCTGGCGTTTTCATATCAGAGAGAACAGACGACGTATCACTGCTCGGAACACTGACTAATTCGATCCATTTATCCAAATCCAGTTGTTCAAGCTTAACCGACACATTATGCCCGCTGATTGCGCCCTTCCTGAATCCATCCTGACCAAGTATAAGATTGGTTGCCTTTAAGACTGGTACTTCTGCAGAAATATCAATTTCAGCCTGATATTTCGCCTGCGGCAGTTGTAAACGCGCAGAAATGCTTTCCTGATTGCCGGATGCCTGCAGTTTCGCCTTACCGGACGCTCCCGCTTTCTTCGAAAGTGGGTATGGATACTTGCTCGCCACACGATTCAGCTGAGCTGCCACATCGACCTGATAAGTAAAACCGACATCATTGAGCTGCAAATCGACATCCATCTGCCACGGAGCATGACCTGAAACCAAATTCAGCCACTTATCTCCTAGGTAAGGCTTAAGCGGCTCGACATCCCAGTCCCCCAGAGTATCGATACTAACGTCATAACCTTGCTCTGAACTTTCACCACGAAAATCAAGTGAAATAGACTGGGACAACAGCTCTGCAGCCAGGCCTGACGTGGTAACAACATCATTATCAAACGTAACCCGTCCGGTCGCTTTTTCCAGCGTCATTGGTGGTGCATCTATATCGACTCGATTGTCTTTAAGATCGGCGAAACCCCACGCTCTCGGTTCTTTTTCTTTATCAAACGGAATATTAAGATGGAATTCAGAATACACCGGACCACTGACCTGCAAAGCTGTCAGCGCGGCGCCAACTGAATCAACCAAAGGCGTAGCCATCATATAATCACGGACTTCGTTACCCGGCGCACTGGCTTTGGCTTCAATTTCAATGTGACCGTCTGGAGCTAGCTCAGGAATACGCCCCGTAATGCGCTTAGCTTGCACACCGTTTAGTGTTGCAGATTTGGAATCCAGATACATGGCATCATTTTCAAACAGCAAATCCAGCTGCAAATCAGTAATAATTGGCCATGCGGTATCAAAACTGAACTTGCCCTCTTTAAGCCCTACCCACGCCTGGAACATGCCGTTATTGTCTTTGTACGGGAAATCACCCAGCTCGCCGTACCACAGCAACTTTGCGGTATTAACTTTACCGCCCTGAATCGCTGTGGAAAGGTAATCGGTGAGGTCCTGCCCTAAGGCTAATGTAGGTAAATAGCGCCAGGTTTCCCCCGCATTGAACGCATCTGCCTCAGCATAAAAAGACAAAAACGGACTCTGCTCTTTCGGAAAATCTAAACGAAAAGCGCCCAGAACCTGAAGGTCCGGGGTAGCTGCGGTGACTTTATCCGCCCACAAACGCCAGCCTAGTTCATCCTGTTGCCAGACAATATCAACTTCACCTTGCTTTATATTCAGCGGAGCCTGAAACACATCCCCATAAGGAAAGACATCATCAATTACAGTCACATTCGCTTGCGCCTGACTGATATCACCAGATACCGAGCCTTGCACATGCTGAAAACCAGGCAGTAATTCCCACTGAGTTATACCCAGTTCATCCAGTTTTGCCGAGTATCGCAAAGTGTCCAAACCACCATGCATCGACAGGCGAATGTCTTCTACTCGCCCCTTAGGCTGCAACTTATTGACGATGTCACTGACTGATTCCGAGTCAGGAGCGAGTTTGAGCAAAGGTGTTACGGATTCAATATCGATCTGAGACAGGTTAAGTGTCCACCCTTCAGGCTGCCAGTCAAACGCCACATCCAGTTCAGGCCAAGTGCTTTCATCCGTGCGGATATAAAGTGAGTGACCATTTACTTTCCATCCATCTTTCTCCGGTACCAGTTTAAAGAAACCAGACTCAACAAACAGCTCATGTCTGCCATTTTCATTCCAGACTAATTCAGAAGGCTGCAGTTCGACATAGGCGTAATTGGGCTGACTGTGCTTCAGGGTCAGCCAGGTGTTCAAACTGACTTTGCCAGACTCAATACCCGACTCGGCTTGCATGTAGGTCGTCAGCCAGGGGGAAACAGAAACATCTTGGGCACTGACAAAAAACTCTCCGGAGACATCACGAAGGGATCCGTGATCTTTAAAGTCAGCACGTACTAACAAAGAGTTCATTTTGGCTTCCGCAATACTCACGGTACCTTCAGCAAGATGGCGCTTGCCCTTATTGCTCCAACGAAGTCGCTCGATATCAAGACGCCTTGTTTCCCCTGATACAGACTTATACCAGATACGTGAATCTGTAATCGTAAAGTCTTCGAATTGGCGCAATAAAAGAGAGTCGAGCTGATCTATTAAATTTACGTCGCGCTCTTCTGCGGTTAGAACCGGCCCCGAAGGCTCACTATTAGGCAACATATCCACGCTGCGGATATTCAGCCACAATTTGTCGATGGTAAGATCTGCGACGATAGGCTTGAACTGCAGTAGTGACTGAATCAAGTCAAATTCAACCTGAATCTCGTCAACAGCAAAGCGGACTTCTTTATTATTAGGCAGGTTAGCCTGTAGGTCTGTTAATGTAATCGACGGATGGTTGTTACGCCAGGAACCCGCAACGCTGGAGATAGAAAAATCAAAACCTGTGCCTTGTCTGACCCAGGTTTTGATTTCACCTTGGAAATGATCGAGTTGTGGTAGTGTGACACGCAATGTCGTTACGACAATGGCTAGTAAAACCAATATCGCGGCTAAACTCCATGCACAAAAGCGCGCCAAACGTTGAAAACCAGAATTCACAAATGTCCCAATTACATCATCACGACGTCAAACTGTTCCTGAATATACAGGGGCTCAGCCTGAATTCGAACCTGCTTACCAATAAACACTTCAAGCTCTGCCAGCGCGTGTGACTCATCACCAAGTAACGCTTCCGCGACAAACGGTGACGCATACACAACAAAATTATCCGCATCGTAAGCTCGATTCACCCGGGTAATTTCGCGCAGAATCTCGAAACATACAGTCTCGACCGTTTTCACTGTGCCGCGACCTTCACAAGTAGGACAACCGGAACAAAGTATATGTTCAATACTTTCGCGTGTACGTTTTCGCGTCATCTCAACCAGCCCCAGCTGAGTAAAACCATTAATATTGGTTTTTACCCGATCTTTCGACAATGCCGCTTCCAGAGAGGAGAGTACACGTTGACGGTGATCGTCAGAGGCCATATCGATAAAATCGATAATTATGATGCCACCAAGATTACGCAGCCGTAGTTGACGAGCAATCGCCTGAGTCGCTTCAATGTTGGTATTGAAAATGGTTTCTTCCAGATTACGACGACCGACAAATGCCCCCGTATTAATGTCGATAGTGGTCATCGCTTCGGTTTGATCAATGATCAGATAACCGCCGGATTTAAGTTCCACCTTACGCTCTAAAGAGCGTTGGATCTCATTCTCCGTATCGTACATATCAAAGATCGGCTTATCGCCTTCATACAGCTCTAGCTTCTCTGTCAGTTCAGGGACGTATTCAGAAGTGAACTCTAGGAGATTCTCATACTCTAGGCGGGAGTCGATTTGGATTTTATCCAGCTCTGTGCCGACAAAATCACGCAGAATACGCTGAGCCAGTCCCGGCTCTCCGTAAAGCGTGGAACGGGTTTTGTACTTAGAGCGACGCTCTACGACTTTTAGCCATAAACGCTTTAAAAATGCTGCATCCTGAGAAAGCTCTTTTTCATCAGCGCCTTCTGCCGCAGTACGGATAATGAACCCACCGTGCTCATCACAGTAGTGACTCACGACTTTCTTCAGGCGTTCACGCTCACTTTCACTTTCGATTCGT is part of the Vibrio sp. B1FLJ16 genome and encodes:
- a CDS encoding YhdP family protein, whose protein sequence is MNSGFQRLARFCAWSLAAILVLLAIVVTTLRVTLPQLDHFQGEIKTWVRQGTGFDFSISSVAGSWRNNHPSITLTDLQANLPNNKEVRFAVDEIQVEFDLIQSLLQFKPIVADLTIDKLWLNIRSVDMLPNSEPSGPVLTAEERDVNLIDQLDSLLLRQFEDFTITDSRIWYKSVSGETRRLDIERLRWSNKGKRHLAEGTVSIAEAKMNSLLVRADFKDHGSLRDVSGEFFVSAQDVSVSPWLTTYMQAESGIESGKVSLNTWLTLKHSQPNYAYVELQPSELVWNENGRHELFVESGFFKLVPEKDGWKVNGHSLYIRTDESTWPELDVAFDWQPEGWTLNLSQIDIESVTPLLKLAPDSESVSDIVNKLQPKGRVEDIRLSMHGGLDTLRYSAKLDELGITQWELLPGFQHVQGSVSGDISQAQANVTVIDDVFPYGDVFQAPLNIKQGEVDIVWQQDELGWRLWADKVTAATPDLQVLGAFRLDFPKEQSPFLSFYAEADAFNAGETWRYLPTLALGQDLTDYLSTAIQGGKVNTAKLLWYGELGDFPYKDNNGMFQAWVGLKEGKFSFDTAWPIITDLQLDLLFENDAMYLDSKSATLNGVQAKRITGRIPELAPDGHIEIEAKASAPGNEVRDYMMATPLVDSVGAALTALQVSGPVYSEFHLNIPFDKEKEPRAWGFADLKDNRVDIDAPPMTLEKATGRVTFDNDVVTTSGLAAELLSQSISLDFRGESSEQGYDVSIDTLGDWDVEPLKPYLGDKWLNLVSGHAPWQMDVDLQLNDVGFTYQVDVAAQLNRVASKYPYPLSKKAGASGKAKLQASGNQESISARLQLPQAKYQAEIDISAEVPVLKATNLILGQDGFRKGAISGHNVSVKLEQLDLDKWIELVSVPSSDTSSVLSDMKTPAIPLPSRVLLDVQNVTFGNIDFHDVNFNAQKKGLSWQLQINSQEVKGKASYLKPYDLSVSLDHLHLYMPELDNLKKERTSIFASEDQSAPLISNFDRQLHAEMPNLTLHIDDFWLQGYKVGKVNVDLQRSNDRLEWKNIGFSSGKNRIDLSGWWELKDKRSHSSMTMKMKGDNNTDLMERFGITSGIQQAPFEINADMEWDGAPWSMKTQSLQGDVSTEFGKGVISEVSGAARLLGLFSLDSIIRKMQLDFTDVFDKGMAFNSISGSGKIQDGVFITNDIVMDALAGEMQIRGIANVSSRVVDAEVKFTPDITSGLPMLTAFAVAPQTALYVLAISTVISPVVEVFTQVNYEVKGPLDSPTVKEISRSRGEYELPEKLREQAK
- the rng gene encoding ribonuclease G, which gives rise to MSAELLLNVTPSETRVAMIEGGVLQEIHIERESRRGIVGNIYKGKVSRVLPGMQAAFVDIGLDKAAFLHASDIVPHTECVAENEKQQFQVRDISELVRQGQDIVVQVVKDPLGTKGARLTTDITLPSRYLVFMPGASHVGVSQRIESESERERLKKVVSHYCDEHGGFIIRTAAEGADEKELSQDAAFLKRLWLKVVERRSKYKTRSTLYGEPGLAQRILRDFVGTELDKIQIDSRLEYENLLEFTSEYVPELTEKLELYEGDKPIFDMYDTENEIQRSLERKVELKSGGYLIIDQTEAMTTIDINTGAFVGRRNLEETIFNTNIEATQAIARQLRLRNLGGIIIIDFIDMASDDHRQRVLSSLEAALSKDRVKTNINGFTQLGLVEMTRKRTRESIEHILCSGCPTCEGRGTVKTVETVCFEILREITRVNRAYDADNFVVYASPFVAEALLGDESHALAELEVFIGKQVRIQAEPLYIQEQFDVVMM
- a CDS encoding carbon-nitrogen hydrolase family protein, whose amino-acid sequence is MERVGIIQMTSGPDIEANLAFIDEQCALAANQGVKLVLTPENSVLFASREDYHQHAELLGSGVIQQRLADIAKHYQLTLIVGSMPIRTARGVTTTTLVFPPHGKCVAHYDKLHMFDVEVADGHGSYRESDTFTAGNQIVVAETDIGSIGLSICYDLRFPELYKELRLAGAEIIVVPAAFTAVTGEAHWEILLRARAIETQCWIIASNQTGTHPCGRTTWGHSMVIDPWGRIHKQLQGQTGLLVSDIDLSQSQQVRQNMPLTQHSRFQNELRRK